Genomic window (Pseudovibrio brasiliensis):
ATGCGGAACGACGCACGATGGAACCAGGAACAGCACGGAAGCCAGCTTCTTCAAAGTCGATTGCGCCCCAGCCATCAAACTTGGAAGGAACTTTATCCCACCAGGTAGCATCGTCTGGGCCGCCTCTGATGATCTGCATTGGGTTCAGGCGGAAAGAGAGCAGAACTGCTTTCTTGGCCCACTGATTGACCACCCAGTCGCCAGAGGTTTTATCCGCAACGCGCAGCTTGCCGTGATCCATAAGGTTCAGTGCGGTGTTAACTGCATCACGCACGTCACCGGTGGTGTCAGTGCTGATGTTATCACGGTCATCAAATGCAGCGTTGATGGTGGCCTCTAGGGCCGCAAGATCAATCTGGCTCATTGGCGGCAGACTCTCACAATTAATGGGTTACGAATTAGAGCTACCGAGGGGTACGCAAGCACCAACCAGAAGTCAATACTCTCAGACTTCCGGTTGTCTCATCTATCGATTTAGGTTGTTTCAGGTGCTTTGAATGGCTGCTGGGATTGTTCCATGAGCCATTTATGGAAAGAAGCAACCGGACGGGTCAGCGGACGGTTCGCATTTCGCACAAACCAATAGCCACTTTCCAGCGACAGGCGAGGCCAGTCAGGAACAACAAGATGGCCTGCAGCCACTTCCTGTTCAACAAAGCGGGTGTCGATTGCAATCGCGCCCATACCAGCAACAGCCGCCTGAATAGCCATATTGCGGCTCTCAAACATCGCACCGGATGTCTGATCAGGATGCGGCAGACCAGTGCCATTGAGCCAGCGAGGCCAGTCTTCACGTCTGGAGGAGGTGTGCAGCAGCTTCAGCTTGTCCAGCAGCTTGATATCCGGGTTCGGATCGCCATTACTCAACTGAGGAGCAAACGCGACAACCAGATCTTCCTGCCAGAGCTGATGTCGCTCCACATGGGGCCAGGCCCCATCCCCCAGCCGGATTGCGCAATCATAGGACTCTCGATCAAGGTCCACGACGCGCATACTGGTCGAGATCAGCAGCTCAATATCCGGATGTTTCTCCTGAAAGTCCGGCAGACGCGGAATAAGCCAGCGCGTCGCAACTGTAGAAAGGGTAGAAATGCGCAGTTCTGTGCGGCTTCTGCGGCGGAATGCCTCCACCGCATGCTCAATCTGGTCAAAGGAATTGCCGAGATTGGAAGAAAGGCGCTGGCCTTCCTCAGTCAGCGCAAGGCCACGGCCATCACGAATAACCAGAGCGGCGCCAAGCTCGTTCTCCAATGATCGGAGCAGGTGCGTCAGGGCTGATGGTGTAACGCCAAGATCCTCTGCGGCACGAGCTGCTCGGCCGTGTTTAGCCAGCAGTGAAAATGCATGTAGCGCGCGCAGTGAAACCATGACGAATGCCCTTCCTTATGAGTTCTTGAATTAATCTCAATAAAGGGAAAAAAGGCATTCGTCTAGCCAGTCGTGATATTTTTTCTGTTTGCGCCTTATTGTGCGCAAATTTTGCAATTTTTGGTCAAAACTGCCCTTACTGGAGTTTAAGATGCAAATCGGAAGCACTATCGTGTTTAGAGGTATTTAGCCTAATTCTTGAGTTCCCCTAGGATATTGTGCAGGAACCCATCTAGATGGTCTGTCACAAAGTCCACATGCGGTTCTGAGCCGCTGGAAAGTTCCCAATCTTCGCGGAAAACCTCGCGTGTTCCGTCAGGCACAACAAGCACAGTGCGCATGCCGAGGGAGTTCGGAACCACCAGATTGCGGGAAAGGTCCTCAAACATGGCAGCTTTCTTAGGAAGAATGCCATTCTTTACCAAGAAGCGCTGGTAAGTCTCTTCCGCAGGCTTCGGGATCAGATCTGCTTCCATGATGCCGAAGATGTCTTCGAAATGGTGTGTGATACCCAGCCGGTTCGCCACAGACTCCGCGTGCTTCCGCGTCCCGTTGGTCAGGATATAACATTTGCCCGGCAGCTGATTGATTGCATCAGCAAGCGTCGGGTTTGGTTGCAACACAGAGTGGTCAATGTCGTGAACATACTCAAGGAACTCATCAGGCTCGATGTTGTGCTCCAGCATCAACCCACGAAGGGTGGTTCCGTACTCTTTGTAATAGGAAATCTGCAGCTCTCTGGCCTGCTCAGCAGGTTTACCAGTGAGCTTTTGAACAAACTCAGACATCCTCTGATCGATCTGATCGAACAGATTTGAGTGGTGAGGATAGAGAGTATTGTCCAGATCAAAAATCCAGCTTTCAACGCTGGCAAATGGGGAATTGGTCATGCTTATCCGTTCAGCTATCAGCAATGCCGATAAGTGTTGTTTGATACCAAGCAAAACAGGAAAGAATAAGGATAGCAAGAGAGGCGATCATTATTCGCCTCTCTGAAGCTGCCATTAAGGTACGATAAGGGTACCTGCACCGTGGTCGGTGAAGAGTTCCAGAAGAACCGCGTGAGCGACTTTACCGTCAACAATCACCACGCCTTCTACGCCCTGATCAAGGGCTTCAAGGCAGGTCTCAACTTTCGGGATCATACCGCCGGAGATGGTGCCGTCTTCGATGAGAGCACGGGCACCAGCACGGGTCAGCTGCTTGATCAGCTTGCCGTCTTTATCCAGAACGCCCGGCACGTCTGTAAGGAACAGCAGGCGTTTAGCGTTCAAGGAACCCGCAATCGCACCGGCAAAGGTGTCAGCGTTAATGTTGTAGGTCGCACCATCACGCCCCGGAGCAACAGGAGCAACAACAGGAATGAGATCACGCTCAAGGATCAGCTCAAGTACTTTGGCATTTACGGCCTCAGGCTCACCAACGAAACCAAGATCAAGAATTTCTTCAATCTTGGAATCTGGGTCACGATGCTTGCGATGCAGCTTACGGGCAGTGACCATGTCACCATCCTTGCCACAAAGACCAATCGCACGGCCCCCTTCGCGATTGATATCCGCAACAATGCCTTTGTTTATGGAGCCTGCCAGAACCATCTCAACCACTTCAACGGTTGCCTGATCGGTAACACGCAGACCGCCTTTGAACTCGCTCTTGATGTTCAGGCGATCCAGCATGGAGCCGATCTGAGGGCCGCCACCATGTACAACAACAGGATGCACACCAGACTGACGCAGCAGAGTAATGTCTCGGGCAAAAGCGCGGGAAAGGGAGTCGTCTCCCATGGCATTGCCGCCGTACTTTACAACAACACGTCGGTCATCATAGCGCTGCATATAAGGAAGAGCTTGGGCAATGACGTGCGCACGATTACTGGATTCCGAGAAACTCATAGCGATTGGTACACCTGGAGAAAACAATGGGTTGAAACGCAAATCACACGGACTGCGTGTGAAGTATATAACCGCATTATGATCACGTCACAAATATTCAGTCATCCCCGCCTGCGTGGATTTACTCAAGTAAAAGAGGAAATTGTCTAATGCCTCTCACGCAGATAATCCGCAAAACCATCCTCTCCGGCAGGTGCAGAGAACAAGTAGCCCTGTGCATTGGTGCAGCCGCTGCTCTCCAAGAGCTTCATTTGCTCTTCGGTTTCAACGCCCTCTGCGGTCACTTCCATGTCGAGCAGATGAGCAAGTTCGATAAGATGAGCGCAGGCGGTGCTGTGAACGGCAGAGTTCGGCACACCAGACAGGAAACTGCGGTCGATCTTGATCCGATCTACTGGACAATCCAGCAAATGCTTCATGGAGGCAAAGCCGGTGCCGAAGTCATCAAATGCTACAGAGATACCCAGTTCCTGCAGCTGACGCATGTTCTCAATGGCATGTGGTGCCCGGTCCAGATCAATCCGTTCAGTCACTTCAAGCTCTAAGAAATGCCCGGGTGTGCCAGTGTCCTGTAAAATCTTTTGAATGCGGGAGACGATGTATTGATCAACAAACATCCTGCCGCAAATGTTCACGGAGATTTTGAAGTTGGGATCAACCAGATTGCTCCAGCCTCCGCGTGCTTTACAGGCCTCACGAATAACCCAGTAGCCTACGTCCTTGCCAAGGCAACTTCGGCACAGGGTCGTGATGAAGCGGGAAGGGGGCAGTAGTCCACTCTCAGGGTGTTCCCATCTGATCAGGGCCTCAGCTCCAACCAGCTTGCGATCAGTTACACGCACGATCGGCTGATAATGCAGCACAAACTCGTCACGGAGGTAAGCGGAGATAAGAGAACGTTCCAGCGGGTTAGGCCCAAGCTGGCGAGCTTTATACCACTTCTTGAGATTCAGCCCTGCCAACAGCAGTGTTGGTAGCGCATGAATGAAACGCCAAGTATAGGTCAACGCATTGGTAATGGTGTGCTCTGGTACAAGAGCCCAATGGTGACGGAGGGATGGAGTTGCACACATACATCATCCCCTTTGACTGATTTTGGCACTGTGATTGTAATCTTGCTTGTCTTTTCCAGACATTCGACGACCTCCCCTTCGACGACGGTCTGTCTATATTCGGGGGGTAAATTGACCCTAGGTCAAGAAGAGGTTAAGGGCGCTTGGGGAAAAGGCAGCAAAACGTGAGAACAAGGGATTTTCAACAAATTGCAGGATGGACAAGGGCAGTTGGATATGTTTGTAGGACCGCCGTCCAAAGTAGAAAAGGCGCAGAGAATTATGAGCCCTGCACCTTGAAATCGTTAGCCGTAGCTGACCAGCTGAGCGATCTCAGCGCGTAGATCATCCATGCCAAGGCCTTTTTCCGAAGAGGTGGCAATGACTTCCGGATGTGCAGCAGGACGTTTCGCGAGCACTTTCAGCGTCTCTTCTTTCATGCGCTGAAGCTGACCTGGTTTCAGTTTATCGGCTTTGGTAAGCACGACCTGATAAGGAACTGCAGACTTGTCCAGAATCGCCATAGCATCTAGATCGTTCTTCTTGATGCCGTGACGTGAGTCGATCAGCGAAAAAACACGGCGCAAGGTGCTTCGTCCACGCAGGTAATCAAAAATTAGTGAGGTCCACGCATCCACCATACCCTTCGGTGCTTCCGCATAACCGTAGCCAGGCATGTCGACAATCTTGAGCATGGAGTGCTCAGCACCAAAGAAGTTCAGCATCTGCGTACGGCCCGGCGTGTTGGACGTACGAGCCAACGCCTTCTTGCCGGTGAGCTTGTTGATCAGGCTGGACTTACCAACGTTGGAGCGACCAGCAAAAGCGATCTCAATGCCATCAAGCACTGGAAGCTGATGCATCTCTTTCACACTGGTAATGAATTCCCAAGGACGCGCAAACAGAAGGCGTCCCGCCTCCAGTTGTTCTGCTGAATATTCTTTTTCTGAGCTCATGCCCTGCCTTTTAACCTGCAATCTCGATTTGGTCGAGTGGTGTTTTGCAATGCTTTGCCTTTATGTCAGGCATACCAGAACTCTGCCAATAACAACGGATCATTCAACGAAAAAACGCGGCCCTAAGACCGCGTTTTCAATCTCTGTCATCTGAGAAAGCTTACTTGCTTTCTTCCTTAGGCTTGCGCTTGAAGGTCGCTTTCAGGTTGTCAAACAACTCAAGCTTTACGCCCTGACGACGCATGATAATGCCTTGCTGTGCCACAGACAGGGTGTTGTTCCATGCCCAGTAGATCACAAGACCAGCTGGGAAGGTCGCCAACATGAAGGTGAAGATCACTGGCATCCAGTTGAAGATCATCTGCTGTGCAGGCTCAGCTGGTGCTGGGTTCATCTTCATCTGAAGGAACATGGTGATACCCATGATCAGAGGCCAAACACCAATCATCAGGAATGTTGGTGGATCCCAAGGGATCAGACCAAACAGGTTGAAGATGGTGGTTGGGTCTGGAGCAGAAAGATCCTGAATCCATCCGAAGAACGGCGCATGGCGCATCTCGATGGTGACGAACAGAACCTTATAGAGCGAGAAAAAGACCGGGATCTGGATCAGCATCGGCAAACAACCTGCCAACGGATTGATCTTCTCAGTCTTATACAGCTCCATCATGGCCTGCTGCTGCTTCTGCTTGTCGTCCTTATACTTCTCGCGGATCTCAGTCATCTTCGGCTGAACAAGCTTCATACGGCTCATGGAGACGTAGGATTTGTTAGCCAGTGGGAAGAAGATTGCTTTCACAATCACGGTCACGAGCAGGATCGCAATACCGAAGTTGCCAACCAGAGAGTAGAGCCAGTCAATGGTCCAGAACATCGGCTTGGTCAGGAAGTAGAACCAACCCCAGTCGATCATCAGGTCGAAGTTCAGGATATCATAGGAATTCTGATAGCCATCAATCAGACTGGTAATCTTCGCACCTGCATAGAGCAGGGAAGAGTTGGTGATCTTCGCGCCGTCAACAACCTGTGTTGCACTGCCGAGGTAGTCACTCTGGAAGTTCTGAGTACGTGCGTTGTAAGAGAAATTCGGCTGGAACTCTGTACCCGGAGTTGGGATCAGAGTCGCTGCCCAGTACTTATCGGTAAAGCCGAGCCACCCCATATCGGTGCGACCTGGGCGAATACTGCCGTCATCAATCAGATCAGAGTAGTTGATCTCCTGCAGGCCTTCGTCGCCGATCACACCAATAAGACCTTCGTGCAGAACAAAGAAACCAGCGGTTTCAGGCTCACCGTTACGTGCAATCAGGCCATATGGGTACAGCTGAACGTTCTGACCGGAGTTGTTCTGTACTTCCTGGTCAACAGTGAACATGTAGTTCTCGTCGACTGAGAAGGTACGCTTGAACACCAGACCTTCGCCATTGTCCCAGCTCAGGACGATTGGAGAAGATGGGGTCAGGTTGCCGGAAGTCTCTGCAGTCCAAACAGTTTCAGCATTTGGAAGCTTGATCTGTACGCCCGGGTCTGCAACCCAGCCATGTTCTGCGTAGTAAGGAGCAGGGCTGCCTTTGGGTGAGAACAGAACAACGGTTTCGCTGTCCTTGGCGATGGTCTGACGGTAGCCCTTCAGGCGAAGGTCATCCAGCTTCGCGCCCTTCAGGTTTACGGAACCAGAGAGGCTAGGGGTATCAATGGTCAGACGAGGAGATGCAGCCAGTGCCTGTTCGCGACTGACGAATGATTGCGCAGCGGTTCCGCTTTCGGTTCCTGGGGCAGCCACTTGACCGGATGCACCTTCAGGCAGTGCAACGGGTGAGCTGGAACCGGCTTGTTGTGCATCGTTTGCCAGCTGCGCCTGTTGCGCTTCCTGCTGAGCTTCTAACTGTGGTCCGGCAATAAAATATTGCCAGCCCAATAGCACAACCAGCGACAGGACGATCGCTACGATCATATTGCGATTATCGTTCATCGACTGGATCACTCATTTTCAAAAGGGTGGAATAAACATTCATCACTGGTCAGTCCGCCTGCACTTTATCATGTGGAGGTTTAGAATTTGCCAGCGAATTCGGTTTTGATCGGATAGGGCGAGATTTGCGAGGCTTGAACGCATTCTTCACACTGCCTTTGAGATCTTTCAGAAGATCCTCGAAGGGCTGGGAAAGTGCTGCTCTCCGGCCAACCAGAACATAGTCGGCGCCGGTCTGGGCAATATCCAAATCGAGAGATGCGACAGCGGCTCGTAGTCGGCGCTTAATACGACTGCGCTCAACTGAGTTCCCGGTTTTCTTGGTGACCGTGTAACCCATCCGAGGGGCGCCATCACTGCGGGTTTTAGCCGCTTGAAGCACAAAAGCACGCCGAGCTGTCCTTCCGCCTTTTGCAACGGTAAGAAACTCGGAGCGCTTTTTGAGTGTTTTCATGTTTTTGCGGCGGAACTTGTGTTCAATGTTTATGAAGTGAATGCCGCCGCGCAACGTCGCGATTAGGCGCTAAGACGCTTACGACCCTTAGCACGACGACGTGCCAGAACCTGGCGGCCATTTTTGGTTGCCATACGTGCCCGGAAGCCGTGGCGACGCTTGCGAACAAGGTTGCTCGGTTGGAAAGTACGCTTCATTTTATTACCCTAGCAGAGCCATTGGCTCCAACTTAAACGTTAATTTGGATTGTGCGTCTTGTCCCCGAAGTCACCGCGACTTTATTCAAGTTACAGGACCTTGCGCATGGGACACGCACTCCTATTCGTCGGCGCTTATATTAGCGTGAGCCCTTCAAGTCAATAATTGCTGTGCTGGAATCTGCGATATCCTGACTCTTTATTCCCTCACGCGAGCGTGTACAGGTGTTACCCCCCATTCAAAACCCAGTGAAACTACGGGCAATGCACGAACCTGTGATAACACCGGAGGTCTTTCTGATTGTATGAAAAATCTAACGCATCAACTCATTAGGCAGTTGGCCTGCAAAAAAACATAGTAACCTATTCGGTTTAGATTGGCTAAGAACACAGAGGTTTCGGTTCTTTCCGGTCTGAACTCTGAAACCACCTAAGGAAAAGCACATGGGAATCACGGAACACAACGATAACAAGTCATCAGCTGACGGAGCCCTTGGCTTCATCAAACGCTGGGGACTGCTATTTGTTATCCTTGCCGTGTCCGCCTATGGCATCTCTCAGGGTTGGCATCAGCAGATCACGATCAGCAACCTGATCAAAAATCAGCAATTGCTGGTAAATTATCTCGCTGAGTACCCTGTCCTGACCCCACTCATTTATTTCGTGGTCTACACGCTTGCAGTTGCACTGTCCTTCCCGGGCGCATCCCTACTGACGATTGCCGGTGGTTTCTTGTTTGGTTGGTTCTTTGGTGGGTTGCTCACCGTTGTAGCGGCGACTATCGGTGCCGCACTGCTCTTCATCGCTGCAAAAACCTCTGTTGGTGCAACACTAAAAGAAAGAGCAGGACCGTTCCTTGACAAAATGTCTGAAGGATTTCGCAAGAACGCGTTCAGCTATCTACTCTTCCTGCGTCTGACACCAGTCTTCCCATTCTGGCTGGTCAACATCGCTCCGGCGCTGTTCCACGTTCCGCTCACTACATACCTTATCGCGACATTTGTAGGTATTATCCCAGGCACGTTCGCATATGCCTTCGTTGGTGCAGGTCTGGACAGTGTGATCCTTGCGCAGGAACAGGCGAATCCGGGTTGTTCTGCAGCAGGGACATGCGAAGTGGAGATCTCCGCACTGATCACGCCTGAACTGATCTGGGCATTTGCAGCGCTTGGCTTGGTTGCGCTCATCCCACCAATCATTCAGCGCTTCCGCGGCAAATAATTCTCAGACAAGATCAATTTCGAAATTACGGACTTTCTCGATGACCAATAACAATAATGCAAAAATTTTGACCCCAGACATCTGCGTGATTGGCGCTGGTTCAGGCGGCCTTTCCGTCGCCGCTGCCGCAGCAGCCTTCGGCGTAGATGTTGTTCTGATCGAAAAAGGCAAAATGGGTGGTGACTGCCTCAACTATGGCTGTGTCCCATCCAAAGCAATCATCGCAGCAGGCAAAGCCGCAGCTACTTTCCGTTCCTCCGAAAAGTTCGGCGTAGGTGCACATGAGCCTGAGATCGACTTCTCTAAAGTGAATGATCACGTCCACGATGTCATTGCGACCATTGCCCCTCATGACTCTGTAGAGCGCTTTGAAGGGCTGGGAGTGAATGTCATTCAAGGAGCAGGTGAATTCATCTCTGCCGATACCGTAAAAGTCGGTGATCAACTCATAAAAGCGCGTCGCTATGTGGTCGCCACTGGGTCCAGTGCTGCCGTTCCTCCGATCCCGGGCATCGAAAACACACCATACCTGACCAACGAAAACTTGTTTGAGCTGACAGAGCGTCCTGAGCACCTCATTATTATTGGTGCAGGTCCAATTGGCATGGAAATGGCTCAGGCACATCGCCGCCTCGGAAGTCGCGTAACTGTCATCGAAGCTCTGCGCCCTTTAGCTGTGACAGATCCGGACCATGCTGCACAAGTCATTCGCAAGATGGAAGCTGAGGGCGTTGAGATCCTTGCCAACACCAAGGTGAATGCAGTTGAGCGAACTGATAATGGTGTCAAAATCTCCATTAAAGTGGATGATGAAGCCGATGGTACTGTTGAAGGCACCCATCTTCTGATAGCAGCTGGCCGGGCGCCAAATGTCTCTTCCTTAGGTCTTGAAGCTGCTGGCATCGAGTACACTCGCAAGGGTATCAAGACAGATGATGGCCTGCGCACAACCAACCGCAAGGTCTATGCGATTGGTGATGTTGCAGGTGGCGCACAGTTCACCCACGCTGCAGGTGCACATGCATCTCTGGTCATCCGCTCCATCCTGTTCCGTATGCCAATCAACCACAACAGCATCACCATGCCTGCTGTGACTTATACTGAACCGGAAATCGGTCAGGTTGGTCTGTCAGAGCAGCAAGCACGCGAGCAGTTTGGTGACAAGTTGAAAGTCCTCACCGCCGAGTTCTCAGGAAACGACCGAGCGCTGGCAGAAGGTAAGGGCGAAGGTCAGGTAAAGCTTCTGGCAAATGGTAAAGGTCAGCTTGTGGGTGCATCCATTGTTGGTCCCGGCGCTGGAGAGCAGATCGGCCTGCTGGCTCTTATGATCTCACAGAAGCTGAAAGTCGGCGCGCTCCTCGGCGTTGTCTTCCCGTACCCAACATTAAATGAAGCAATTCGCAGAGCTGCACTTACATATTATGCGGATGCCCCTAAAAATCCTTGGGTTCGCAGAATTCTGGCGCTTCTGAGAAAGTTCGGATGACGCACTTGTGATCGGCTGTGAGAGAAGTGTGTTGCTTGGCACACGTCATCTGCTAAAAATGAGTAAGGCATAGCGCGTAACAACAATCTGCGCTGCACGATCATTGTGTACCAACTCATCAGGTAGGTGGATGGCTCAAAATAATGGGAGAGTGACCTCTGAAACAGAGGTCACGCCGAAAAAGCTGAACTCGGATGAATCTCCGAAAGGCAAACGCCGCAAATTGTTCCGCGGTGGCATGGGCCTCTCTGGCAAACTTCTGGTGCTGACGATCCTGTTCGTCATGCTCAGCGAAGTTCTTATTTTTGTCCCTTCAATTGCAAATTATCGAAACACCTGGCTTCGTGACCGTCTGGCGGTTGGCGGTGTAGCGGCAACCTTGCTGTCTGAAAGTGAGACTTTGTCTCCTCAGGTTCAGCATGAGTTGCTTGAGGCAACCGGCGCGCAGGCCATTTCTCTGGCAGTTGGCGAACGCCGCAATTTGATCGCGATGGATAGTTCACAAATGAACATCACCAAGACGATCGATATGACACGGGATTCCCCTTGGGATGCCATTGGATGTAGCCTTCAGTTCCTCACCGGAACCCGCACAGGCCAGATCCGTGTGATTGGCGACATTGATATGCGCTCCGGTGGTCGCGTGGATATGGTCTTTCCTGCGTCCCTGCTGCGTGACGACTTGCAGAAATACGCTCTGAACATTCTGCAACTGTCGCTTATCATCTCCTGTTTGACAGCAGCGCTTGTTTATCTGTCCATCCGCTCCTTGCTGCTGCGTCCTTTGCAGCGCCTGACTGGCTCCATGATGCGCTTTGCTGAATCTCCGGAAAATGCACGTGAGATCATCAAGCCAAGCGGACGTTCTGATGAGCTGGGTGAAGCTGAGATTCAGCTGCAGTCCATGCAGAAGTCTCTGAACCAGACACTGAACCAGCAGCGCCGTATGGCTGCACTGGGTCTGGCTGTTTCCAAGATCAACCACGACATGCGCAACTTGCTGGCATCTGCACAGTTGTTCCTGGAGCGTCTGGAAATGCTCCCTGACCCAACTGTGCAGCGTGTAGCTCCGAAAATTCTGGCTACCCTTGATCGGGCCGCCAGCTACACCAGTGCAGTGCTTTCCTACGGCAAGGTTCAGGAGGCTGCGCCAGAACTACGTGTTATCCGTCTTGCATCTGTCCTGCGCGATGTGGAGGAGGTTCTTGGCCTCTCCAGCTATTCCAAAGGCATTGAGATGCATGTGAATGTGCCGGAGACACAGGAGCTGGAAGCAGACCCGGAACAGATCTTCCGCGTCCTTCTCAACCTCTGCCGAAACTCGGTGCAAGCGATGGAGGCATCCAAAGGTGCTTCTGAGGTCGTGTGTCGGATCGAGATCCACTCAGAAGTCGAAGAGGATATGCTCTCTATCTATGTGTCAGATACAGGGCCAGGCATACCTGCAAAGGCACAGGAGGGCCTCTTCAAAGCTTTCCAGACTTCAGGCAAGGTTGGCGGCACTGGACTGGGTCTGGCAATCGCAGCGGAGATCGTTGTAGCGCACGGTGGTAAGATCACACTGGATAAAGATGTGACCACCGGAGCCTGCTTTAAAATACAGCTTCCACACAAACATGGTGTGCAAGCTGCTGAAAAAGTTACGAGACTATTCCCGGCTGACAGCAGCAAGGGCTAAATTCTGGAAAAGCTGCACCCTGCAAGTGCAGCTTTTCTAACGTTTAGGGTGCAATGCCCTACGTCTTTGTTCTGATAGTCAGAAATTGTTATCCCCAAAACGCAAATTCCCTTCAAAAAACTTCTCTAAAGCGCTTGCCAAGGTCGGGGAAGGCGGCTACATAGACCCCCGTTCCGCAGGGAACACGGCCTGCACCGGTAGCTCAGCTGGATAGAGCACCAGACTACGAATCTGGGGGTCGGGGGTTCGAATCCTCCCCGGTGCGC
Coding sequences:
- a CDS encoding dihydrolipoyl dehydrogenase family protein, with the translated sequence MTNNNNAKILTPDICVIGAGSGGLSVAAAAAAFGVDVVLIEKGKMGGDCLNYGCVPSKAIIAAGKAAATFRSSEKFGVGAHEPEIDFSKVNDHVHDVIATIAPHDSVERFEGLGVNVIQGAGEFISADTVKVGDQLIKARRYVVATGSSAAVPPIPGIENTPYLTNENLFELTERPEHLIIIGAGPIGMEMAQAHRRLGSRVTVIEALRPLAVTDPDHAAQVIRKMEAEGVEILANTKVNAVERTDNGVKISIKVDDEADGTVEGTHLLIAAGRAPNVSSLGLEAAGIEYTRKGIKTDDGLRTTNRKVYAIGDVAGGAQFTHAAGAHASLVIRSILFRMPINHNSITMPAVTYTEPEIGQVGLSEQQAREQFGDKLKVLTAEFSGNDRALAEGKGEGQVKLLANGKGQLVGASIVGPGAGEQIGLLALMISQKLKVGALLGVVFPYPTLNEAIRRAALTYYADAPKNPWVRRILALLRKFG
- a CDS encoding sensor histidine kinase codes for the protein MTSETEVTPKKLNSDESPKGKRRKLFRGGMGLSGKLLVLTILFVMLSEVLIFVPSIANYRNTWLRDRLAVGGVAATLLSESETLSPQVQHELLEATGAQAISLAVGERRNLIAMDSSQMNITKTIDMTRDSPWDAIGCSLQFLTGTRTGQIRVIGDIDMRSGGRVDMVFPASLLRDDLQKYALNILQLSLIISCLTAALVYLSIRSLLLRPLQRLTGSMMRFAESPENAREIIKPSGRSDELGEAEIQLQSMQKSLNQTLNQQRRMAALGLAVSKINHDMRNLLASAQLFLERLEMLPDPTVQRVAPKILATLDRAASYTSAVLSYGKVQEAAPELRVIRLASVLRDVEEVLGLSSYSKGIEMHVNVPETQELEADPEQIFRVLLNLCRNSVQAMEASKGASEVVCRIEIHSEVEEDMLSIYVSDTGPGIPAKAQEGLFKAFQTSGKVGGTGLGLAIAAEIVVAHGGKITLDKDVTTGACFKIQLPHKHGVQAAEKVTRLFPADSSKG